The Acanthopagrus latus isolate v.2019 chromosome 6, fAcaLat1.1, whole genome shotgun sequence genome includes a region encoding these proteins:
- the trub2 gene encoding mitochondrial mRNA pseudouridine synthase TRUB2, with translation MMATPTIRMFRRLEGLFCVYKPPGVHWKLVRDSIETNLLKGLNATPSQPLPQEVRFLPQPGSETEAPKGLTLSVASVPVLSKHPLVTGPEFQQIKVGVGHRLDAPSSGVLVLAVGNGTRALSELYRTRITRDYTLEGEFGTATDDFSHAGRVVERSTYGHITQDKLDKVLAMLQGANQKALLMYSNIDMRSQEAYELAAQGLLGPEGKSQPILTGLRCLRFQPPNFTLEVQCLNETQKYLRKVVHEIGLELRSTAVCKGVRRTRDGPFTLQDALTHHQWTASDVTQAIRQYHSSKKNKRFPYTRIKDSGSQPPENTTARQQNETSDEAVAAEGRMK, from the exons ATGATGGCGACTCCAACTATTAGGATGTTTCGGAGGTTAGAGGGTCTGTTTTGTGTATACAAACCCCCAGGCGTCCACTGGAAACTCGTGCGGGACAGCATCGAGACAAATCTGCTGAAAG GTTTAAACGCTACACCGTCTCAGCCACTTCCTCAGGAGGTCCGCTTCTTGCCACAGCCAGGCAGTGAGACTGAAGCACCCAAGGGACTCACACTCAGTGTAGCCTCTGTGCCAGTACTGTCCAAGCATCCCCTGG TGACTGGACCTGAATTCCAACAAATTAAAGTTGGAGTAGGACATCGCCTGGATGCACCCTCCTCTGGTGTCCTAG TTCTCGCTGTCGGGAATGGAACCAGGGCCCTGAGTGAACTCTACAGAACACGAATCACCAGG GATTACACACTGGAAGGTGAATTCGGGACTGCAACGGATGATTTCTCTCATGCGGGCAGAGTTGTGGAAAGGTCCACCTATG GTCACATCACACAGGACAAGCTGGACAAGGTCTTGGCGATGCTACAGGGAGCCAATCAGAAGGCCTTGTTAAT gtATTCCAACATAGACATGCGTTCACAGGAAGCTTATGAGTTGGCTGCACAAGGTTTACTGGGTCCAGAGGGGAAATCACAGCCTATCTTGACAGGCTTGCGTTGCCTTCGCTTCCAGCCTCCCAACTTCACTTTAG AGGTGCAGTGTCTGAAtgaaactcagaaatatttgcGCAAAGTCGTACATGAGATCGGACTCGAGCTGCGCAGCACGGCAGTGTGTAAAGGAGTCAGACGGACCAGAGACGGCCCCTTCACCCTGCAGGATGCCCTGACACACCACCAGTGGACTGCTTCTGATGTTACGCAAGCCATCAGACAATACCACTCctccaaaaagaacaaaagattTCCCTACACAAGGATCAAGGACTCAGGATCACAACCACCAGAGAATACGACAGCCAGGCAACAAAACGAAACAAGCGACGAAGCAGTTGCAGCTGAAGGTAGAATGAAGTAA
- the tgfa gene encoding protransforming growth factor alpha isoform X2 → MMTRIFWDTIFLISGSLFTFGAGPSNSTIIEASISIDTNSTATRTATSSSRSTLTTPPVKSSLFTLGVGPSDSIITEANISIDTNSTAPPNALASVSAATTPTISTTTTTIIPPVKKFVAAAVRSHFDDCPDSHRHFCFHGTCRFLILEETPACVCHPGFVGMRCEHADLLAVVATNHRKQTVATVLVLCVIGCVLIMVLCTLLHCWWRQDCRRRRHALHYVPEKHGASCHPSESVV, encoded by the exons ATGATGACTCGGATCTTCTGGGATACAATTTTCCTCATAAGCG GTTCCCTCTTCACATTCGGAGCAGGGCCGAGCAATTCGACAATCATTGAAGCCAGCATCTCCATCGACACAAACTCCACCGCTACTCGAACTGCAACATCCAGTAGCAGAAGCACACTGACCACACCTCCAGTTAAAA gttcCCTCTTTACATTAGGAGTGGGGCCAAGTGACTCAATAATCACTGAAGCCAACATCTCCATCGACACAAACTCCACCGCTCCTCCAAACGCATTGGcaagtgtttctgcagcaaCGACACCAACTATTTcaactactacaactactatCATTCCTCCAGTTAAAA AGTTCGTGGCAGCGGCTGTTCGCTCTCATTTTGATGATTGTCCGGACTCGCACCGCCATTTCTGCTTCCATGGCACGTGTCGCTTCCTGATATTAGAGGAGACGCCAGCATGCGT GTGTCATCCGGGCTTTGTCGGGATGAGGTGTGAGCATGCAGACCTGCTCGCTGTAGTTGCGACtaatcacagaaaacagacgGTTGCCACggtgctggtgttgtgtgtgattGGGTGTGTTCTCATCATGGTGTTGTGCACACTGTTACA TTGCTGGTGGAGGCAGGACTGTCGCAGGCGGAGACATGCACTTCACTACGTCCCAGAGAAGCACGGAGCATCCTGCCATCCTTCTGAGAGTG TGGTTTGA
- the tgfa gene encoding protransforming growth factor alpha isoform X1, with protein MMTRIFWDTIFLISGAFSMSVVLNGSLFTFGAGPSNSTIIEASISIDTNSTATRTATSSSRSTLTTPPVKSSLFTLGVGPSDSIITEANISIDTNSTAPPNALASVSAATTPTISTTTTTIIPPVKKFVAAAVRSHFDDCPDSHRHFCFHGTCRFLILEETPACVCHPGFVGMRCEHADLLAVVATNHRKQTVATVLVLCVIGCVLIMVLCTLLHCWWRQDCRRRRHALHYVPEKHGASCHPSESVV; from the exons ATGATGACTCGGATCTTCTGGGATACAATTTTCCTCATAAGCG GTGCTTTTAGTATGTCTGTGGTACTCAATG GTTCCCTCTTCACATTCGGAGCAGGGCCGAGCAATTCGACAATCATTGAAGCCAGCATCTCCATCGACACAAACTCCACCGCTACTCGAACTGCAACATCCAGTAGCAGAAGCACACTGACCACACCTCCAGTTAAAA gttcCCTCTTTACATTAGGAGTGGGGCCAAGTGACTCAATAATCACTGAAGCCAACATCTCCATCGACACAAACTCCACCGCTCCTCCAAACGCATTGGcaagtgtttctgcagcaaCGACACCAACTATTTcaactactacaactactatCATTCCTCCAGTTAAAA AGTTCGTGGCAGCGGCTGTTCGCTCTCATTTTGATGATTGTCCGGACTCGCACCGCCATTTCTGCTTCCATGGCACGTGTCGCTTCCTGATATTAGAGGAGACGCCAGCATGCGT GTGTCATCCGGGCTTTGTCGGGATGAGGTGTGAGCATGCAGACCTGCTCGCTGTAGTTGCGACtaatcacagaaaacagacgGTTGCCACggtgctggtgttgtgtgtgattGGGTGTGTTCTCATCATGGTGTTGTGCACACTGTTACA TTGCTGGTGGAGGCAGGACTGTCGCAGGCGGAGACATGCACTTCACTACGTCCCAGAGAAGCACGGAGCATCCTGCCATCCTTCTGAGAGTG TGGTTTGA
- the hdhd3 gene encoding haloacid dehalogenase-like hydrolase domain-containing protein 3, which produces MRAPLRWVLWDVKDTLLKVRASVGEQYCKEAERVGLDLSPVEVEAAFFQAYRQHSRGYPNYGISQGLDGRSWWMGVVRDTFSRCGVQDPALLNTVAHNLYHNFCNSENWEVFPDSQKALEHCSSLGLKLGVVSNFDMRLEEILRVCGLLSHFSFLITSEEAGVAKPSPAIFNQALLKCGVTAASVAHIGDHYVNDYLASRSVGIHGFLLDRHNKTNGPNVPRKHLLSSLEELPLQLKEHLV; this is translated from the exons ATGCGAGCCCCTCTGCGATGGGTGCTATGGGATGTGAAGGACACCCTGCTGAAGGTGCGTGCATCAGTGGGAGAGCAGTACTGCAAGGAGGCTGAACGAGTGGGCTTGGATCTCAGTCCTGTGGAGGTCGAAGCTGCTTTCTTCCAGGCATATCGACAACACTCCAGAGGATACCCAAACTATGGCATCTCTCAGGGCCTGGATGGACGGTCTTGGTGGATGGGGGTGGTGCGAGACACTTTCTCGAGGTGCGGGGTACAGGACCCAGCCCTGCTCAATACAGTGGCTCACAACCTTTATCATAACTTCTGCAATTCAGAGAACTGGGAG GTATTTCCAGACTCACAGAAGGCCCTGGAGCATTGTTCTTCTCTAGGACTGAAGCTGGGGGTGGTGTCAAACTTCGATATGCGCCTTGAAGAGATTTTACGTGTTTGTGGCCTTCTGTCTCACTTCAGCTTTTTGATAACATCAGAAGAGGCTGGTGTAGCAAAGCCGAGTCCAGCCATCTTTAATCAGGCGCTGCTGAAATGCGGCGTAACTGCTGCCAGCGTCGCTCATATTGGAGACCACTATGTGAACGATTACCTCGCCTCTCGGTCTGTGGGCATCCACGGGTTCCTGTTGGacagacacaacaagacaaacGGACCCAACGTTCCTCGGAAGCATCTGCTCAGCTCCCTGGAGGAGCTGCCATTGCAGCTTAAGGAGCACTTGGTGTAA